The window CCCGATGACCATCAGCACCCCCATCAGCGCGACGATGGAGAACCCTTGGCCCGCGGCGAGCAGCGCGAGCACGATCCCGACGAGCGACACTGGGATCGCGAACAACATCACGAGCGGGAGGCGCAGGGACTTGAACTGCGTCGCCATGATCATGAACACGACCATGATGGCGAGGCCGACGGCGACCCCGAGCCCGGAGAAGGTCGTTCGCATCAGCTCGATCTGCCCGACGAACGACATCGTGACGCCTTTGGTTCGCGGGTCCTTCCCGAGTCTCCGCTCGAG of the Myxococcales bacterium genome contains:
- a CDS encoding efflux RND transporter permease subunit — encoded protein: MSFVGQIELMRTTFSGLGVAVGLAIMVVFMIMATQFKSLRLPLVMLFAIPVSLVGIVLALLAAGQGFSIVALMGVLMVIG